One genomic window of Arthrobacter caoxuetaonis includes the following:
- the ilvA gene encoding threonine ammonia-lyase, with translation MTDAPQLPVTLDDIQAAAKLLDGVIAHTPIEQSRALGRLTGSNVFLKCENLQRAGSFKVRGAYVRMAKLSDEEKARGVVAASAGNHAQGVAVAAARLGIAARIYMPLGVALPKLAATQGHGAEVVLHGHNVDEALAEAQRFADETGAVFVHPFDNVDIVAGQGTLGLELLDQIPELDTVLMGVGGGGLLAGVAVAIKERARELGREVRIIGVQAENAAAYPPSLAADALVPLSKVSTIADGIAVGRPGQLPFSIIRELVDDVVTVSEDSLARALIFLLERAKLVVEPAGAVGVAALLDGKIENPGTTAVILSGGNIDPMLMLKVIQRGLAAAGRYLVVRMLLDDRPGSLATISRIIAESDANVTGVDHTRVGGSISMGDVAITINMETKGHEHCEKVLQNLRAEGFHPVVLHG, from the coding sequence TTGACCGACGCACCCCAGCTGCCCGTGACCCTTGACGACATCCAGGCCGCGGCCAAACTCCTGGACGGCGTGATTGCCCATACGCCCATTGAGCAGTCCCGGGCGCTGGGAAGGCTCACCGGCTCCAACGTTTTCCTCAAGTGCGAAAACCTGCAGCGTGCCGGGTCCTTCAAGGTCCGTGGTGCCTATGTCCGCATGGCAAAACTCAGTGACGAGGAGAAAGCACGCGGCGTCGTCGCGGCGTCGGCAGGCAACCATGCCCAGGGCGTGGCTGTCGCGGCTGCCCGCCTGGGCATCGCCGCACGGATTTACATGCCGCTCGGCGTCGCCCTGCCCAAGCTGGCCGCAACCCAGGGGCACGGAGCCGAAGTCGTCCTGCACGGCCATAACGTTGACGAGGCCCTCGCAGAGGCCCAGCGCTTTGCGGACGAAACCGGGGCAGTGTTTGTCCACCCGTTCGACAACGTGGACATCGTCGCGGGGCAGGGAACCCTCGGACTGGAACTGCTCGACCAAATTCCTGAGCTGGACACCGTGCTGATGGGCGTTGGCGGCGGCGGCCTGCTGGCAGGCGTAGCCGTTGCCATCAAGGAACGGGCCAGGGAGCTGGGCCGCGAGGTGCGGATCATCGGCGTCCAGGCCGAAAACGCCGCTGCCTACCCGCCCTCCCTCGCCGCCGACGCCCTGGTGCCGCTGAGCAAGGTATCAACGATTGCCGATGGCATTGCCGTTGGCCGGCCGGGCCAGCTTCCCTTCTCGATCATCCGCGAACTGGTCGACGACGTCGTGACGGTCAGTGAAGATTCGCTGGCACGTGCCCTGATCTTCCTGCTGGAGCGGGCCAAGCTGGTGGTTGAACCGGCCGGCGCCGTGGGCGTGGCCGCGCTCCTCGACGGAAAAATCGAGAATCCGGGCACCACCGCGGTCATCCTCTCGGGCGGAAACATCGATCCGATGCTTATGCTGAAGGTTATCCAGCGCGGCCTCGCAGCCGCCGGGCGTTACCTGGTGGTGCGGATGCTGCTGGATGACCGTCCGGGTTCACTGGCGACAATCTCGCGGATCATCGCCGAGTCGGACGCCAATGTCACCGGAGTGGACCACACCAGGGTGGGAGGGTCGATCAGCATGGGAGACGTGGCAATCACGATCAACATGGAGACCAAGGGTCACGAGCACTGTGAAAAGGTCCTGCAGAACCTTCGGGCCGAAGGCTTCCATCCCGTAGTGCTGCACGGGTAG
- a CDS encoding rhomboid family intramembrane serine protease, giving the protein MLARRAKSALLAAACFTALLWLAYFLTLPLQNSLLPELGILPRQLEGLDGILFAPLLHTGTGHLISNSLPLLAFAFLVLLEGLRRFAAVTAICWLASGIGVWLFGGGLTIGISGVVFGLFAYLIVRGFYNRSLPQILIAGVLFLVYGSILWGILPTAAGVSWQSHLFGAAGGVLAAIVLRTDPDRTQKRVRP; this is encoded by the coding sequence ATGCTGGCCCGCCGTGCGAAAAGTGCCCTCCTGGCAGCCGCCTGCTTTACGGCCCTCCTGTGGCTGGCGTATTTCCTCACCCTGCCCCTCCAGAACAGCCTCCTGCCGGAACTCGGAATCCTTCCCCGGCAGCTGGAAGGCCTGGACGGAATTCTTTTCGCCCCGCTGCTCCATACCGGAACCGGGCACCTGATCAGCAACAGCCTGCCGCTGCTGGCGTTCGCTTTCCTCGTCCTGCTGGAAGGGCTCCGCCGGTTCGCTGCCGTGACAGCCATCTGCTGGCTGGCCTCGGGCATCGGAGTCTGGCTCTTCGGAGGCGGGCTCACGATTGGCATATCCGGCGTCGTCTTTGGACTCTTCGCGTACCTGATCGTCCGCGGCTTCTACAACCGCAGCCTGCCGCAGATCCTGATCGCGGGCGTGCTGTTCCTGGTGTATGGATCCATCCTGTGGGGCATCCTGCCGACCGCCGCCGGAGTTTCCTGGCAGTCACACCTCTTTGGTGCCGCCGGGGGAGTGCTGGCGGCCATCGTGCTCCGCACGGACCCCGACCGGACACAAAAACGGGTCCGCCCCTAG
- the greA gene encoding transcription elongation factor GreA, producing the protein MSTNSTSVAWLTQESYDRLKAELDHLSGPGRTEIVARIEQARSEGDLKENGGYHAAKEEQGKAEARIRQLTQLLETAQVGEAPADDGVVEPGMLVEARIAGDLEQFLLGSREIAGDSDIDVYSEKSPLGAAIQGLKAGDATTYTAPNGKNISVEIVSATPYAG; encoded by the coding sequence GTGTCTACCAACAGCACATCTGTTGCCTGGCTCACGCAAGAGTCTTACGACCGCCTGAAGGCGGAACTCGACCACCTGTCCGGCCCCGGCCGCACCGAAATCGTGGCTCGAATCGAACAGGCACGGTCCGAGGGCGATTTGAAGGAGAACGGCGGTTACCACGCTGCCAAGGAGGAACAGGGCAAGGCTGAGGCCCGGATCCGCCAGCTGACGCAGCTTTTGGAGACCGCCCAGGTCGGCGAAGCACCGGCGGACGACGGCGTGGTCGAACCCGGCATGCTGGTCGAGGCCCGGATCGCGGGAGACCTGGAACAGTTCCTGCTGGGCAGCCGCGAGATTGCCGGGGACAGCGACATCGACGTGTACAGCGAGAAGTCTCCGCTGGGCGCAGCCATCCAGGGCCTGAAGGCCGGCGATGCCACAACCTACACCGCACCCAACGGCAAGAACATTTCAGTCGAGATCGTCTCGGCAACACCGTACGCGGGCTAG
- a CDS encoding AI-2E family transporter, producing MRPHARRVAAPKAVQAAAVRSSRAGDDVPYALRVSASWAWRLGVVLLVSGGLVWILGHFSLLIIPLMIAALIAGLLAPISSWLRRNKVPSGLAVAVTIVSFLGLIVAALTLVGRQLALGFRDLWDELLNGFTQFQDWLESGPLQVTSTQIDELLKEATSALQNNSASILSGAVSVGSSAGHFAAGVLLTLFALVFFLLDGRRIWRFVAGLMPRRAKAAAYGAGIRGWESMTNYVRVQLVVAFIDAVGIGAGAAIIGVPLALPLSVLVFLGSFIPLIGAVITGSIAVLLALVANGWLNAVIMLGIVLLIQQVESHILQPLIMGRAVSLHPLAVILAVTGGTLVAGIAGALFAVPLMAIVNSMVRYIAARRWEQDPLLTPDNLFGPPGAPPQDEEPDDEQEESEPAARRDDETRSTESKKPSASSESTAREQENQP from the coding sequence ATGAGACCCCATGCCCGCCGGGTTGCCGCGCCCAAGGCCGTCCAGGCCGCAGCGGTGCGCTCCAGCCGTGCCGGTGACGATGTTCCCTATGCCCTGCGCGTCAGCGCGTCCTGGGCATGGCGCCTTGGCGTCGTGCTCCTGGTCAGCGGCGGGCTGGTCTGGATTCTTGGGCACTTTTCGCTCCTGATCATTCCGCTGATGATCGCAGCCCTGATCGCCGGACTGCTGGCCCCCATCAGTTCCTGGCTCCGGCGGAACAAGGTGCCCTCCGGGCTCGCCGTAGCGGTAACCATCGTGTCCTTCCTCGGCCTGATCGTCGCCGCGCTCACCCTGGTGGGGCGGCAGCTGGCGCTGGGCTTCCGCGACCTGTGGGATGAACTGCTGAACGGGTTCACCCAGTTCCAGGACTGGCTTGAGTCCGGGCCGCTGCAGGTGACCTCCACCCAGATTGACGAGCTGCTGAAGGAGGCAACTTCCGCGCTGCAGAACAATTCCGCGAGTATCCTCTCCGGTGCCGTCAGCGTCGGCAGCAGCGCCGGGCACTTTGCCGCCGGAGTCCTGCTGACGCTCTTCGCGCTGGTGTTCTTCCTGCTCGACGGTCGGCGGATCTGGCGCTTTGTCGCCGGGCTGATGCCGCGCCGCGCCAAGGCTGCCGCCTACGGGGCGGGAATCCGCGGCTGGGAATCCATGACCAATTACGTCCGTGTGCAGCTGGTCGTCGCGTTTATCGATGCGGTCGGCATCGGTGCCGGCGCTGCGATTATCGGTGTGCCGCTGGCGCTGCCGCTGTCCGTCCTGGTGTTCCTGGGTTCCTTTATCCCGCTGATCGGTGCCGTCATCACAGGATCTATTGCCGTCCTGCTGGCCCTGGTAGCCAACGGCTGGCTCAACGCAGTGATTATGCTGGGAATCGTGCTGCTGATTCAGCAGGTCGAATCCCACATCCTGCAGCCCCTGATCATGGGCCGCGCAGTCTCGCTGCACCCGCTCGCCGTCATCCTGGCGGTGACGGGCGGAACCCTGGTCGCAGGCATTGCAGGCGCACTCTTCGCCGTGCCGCTGATGGCAATCGTCAACTCGATGGTCCGGTACATCGCGGCCCGGCGCTGGGAACAGGACCCGCTGCTGACTCCGGACAATCTTTTCGGACCGCCCGGCGCGCCGCCGCAGGATGAAGAACCCGACGACGAGCAGGAAGAGTCCGAACCCGCCGCCCGCCGCGACGACGAAACCCGATCCACAGAGTCCAAAAAACCTTCAGCATCCTCAGAATCCACAGCAAGAGAACAAGAGAACCAGCCTTGA
- a CDS encoding DUF4307 domain-containing protein, which produces MSTEDGTEEAAGGQPASERPVDGMSSETRLANRYGTPKPGMSRRTKTILASVAGAAAVGAAVFMAIPTGAGTVTSKDVGFTIPDASTAVVDFTVTKPTDVTVDCAVQVLNDSYAVVGWKTVRIGPAETGTVSLSVAVRTDSLGVTGGANACWVIDAEQ; this is translated from the coding sequence GTGAGCACTGAGGATGGTACTGAAGAGGCAGCCGGCGGCCAGCCTGCTTCCGAGCGCCCCGTGGACGGAATGTCTTCTGAGACAAGGTTAGCCAATCGCTACGGCACCCCCAAGCCCGGCATGAGCCGGCGCACAAAGACCATCCTCGCTTCGGTGGCCGGTGCTGCGGCCGTGGGTGCCGCAGTCTTCATGGCTATTCCCACCGGAGCCGGGACAGTGACTTCCAAGGACGTGGGCTTCACCATCCCCGATGCCTCAACCGCCGTCGTCGACTTCACAGTCACCAAGCCAACGGATGTCACGGTCGACTGCGCCGTCCAGGTCCTCAACGACAGCTACGCCGTCGTCGGCTGGAAGACTGTCCGGATCGGACCTGCCGAGACCGGCACCGTGTCCCTGAGCGTCGCTGTGCGCACTGATTCGCTCGGCGTGACCGGAGGCGCCAACGCCTGCTGGGTTATCGACGCGGAACAGTAG